A window of Cryptomeria japonica chromosome 3, Sugi_1.0, whole genome shotgun sequence contains these coding sequences:
- the LOC131042965 gene encoding S-adenosylmethionine decarboxylase proenzyme isoform X1, whose product MVVSCGQYVTPTMYAIGFEGFEKRLEIEFFATPFFADPGGRGLRALTRPQLDEILKPAECTIVSELSNEHLDSYVLSESSMFIYPFKIALKTCGTSKLLLSIPKILSNASGLSLSVKAVKYTRGTFFFNGAQSFPHRSFAEEISYLEKYFGMLGSGGKAYVMGDPDKNYKWHVYSACADDGASNESSDPVFTLEMCMTELDRERASLFNKSNIKSAGEMTLNSGIRDILPGSDICDFEFDPCGYSMNAIERDAVSTIHVTPEDGFSYASFEAVGYGPQDVELKQLVERVLFCFKPEVFSIALHVSAPVGQSSWTVFDKPPQGYFCDMTSGVELTGSSNMVYMTYRSSAKESHRTTLPLLAWEEESLFTSEKKQNWDASEPSPKTTLSLHSWEEESDGSDG is encoded by the coding sequence ATGGTTGTGTCTTGTGGACAATACGTTACTCCTACAATGTATGCCATTGGATTTGAAGGATTCGAAAAGAGACTTGAGATTGAATTTTTTGCAACACCATTCTTTGCTGATCCTGGGGGCAGGGGTCTGAGAGCCCTCACTCGTCCTCAACTAGATGAAATTCTGAAACCGGCTGAATGCACCATTGTATCTGAGCTGTCAAATGAGCATCTTGATTCATATGTTCTCTCAGAATCGAGTATGTTTATCTATCCATTCAAGATAGCCCTGAAGACTTGTGGAACCTCAAAGCTTCTACTTTCAATTCCTAAGATCTTGAGCAATGCAAGTGGTTTGTCACTCTCTGTAAAGGCTGTGAAGTATACTAGAGGGACATTTTTCTTTAATGGAGCACAATCTTTTCCTCATCGCAGCTTTGCCGAGGAAATATCATATTTGGAGAAGTATTTTGGAATGCTTGGTTCTGGTGGAAAAGCATATGTAATGGGAGATCCAGATAAGAATTACAAATGGCATGTTTATTCTGCTTGTGCAGATGATGGTGCTTCTAATGAAAGCTCCGACCCTGTATTTACACTGGAGATGTGCATGACAGAGCTGGATCGTGAGCGCGCTTCACTATTTAACAAGAGCAATATTAAATCAGCAGGTGAAATGACTCTCAATTCAGGGATTCGTGATATTCTACCTGGCTCTGACATTTGTGACTTTGAGTTTGATCCCTGTGGATACTCCATGAATGCAATTGAAAGGGATGCTGTTTCTACAATTCATGTAACCCCTGAGGATGGGTTTAGTTATGCGAGCTTTGAAGCAGTGGGTTATGGTCCCCAAGATGTTGAACTCAAGCAACTGGTTGAGAGGGTTTTATTCTGTTTCAAGCCAGAGGTATTCTCCATTGCTCTTCACGTTAGTGCTCCTGTTGGGCAATCATCGTGGACTGTATTTGATAAGCCTCCTCAGGGGTATTTTTGTGACATGACAAGTGGAGTAGAGCTTACAGGAAGCAGCAACATGGTGTATATGACTTACAGGAGCAGTGCTAAGGAATCTCACAGGACTACCTTGCCTTTGCTTGCCTGGGAAGAGGAAAGTTTGTTCACGAGTGAAAAGAAGCAAAATTGGGACGCATCTGAACCATCTCCCAAAACTACTTTATCCCTGCATTCCTGGGAAGAGGAAAGTGATGGAAGTGACGGCTGA
- the LOC131042965 gene encoding S-adenosylmethionine decarboxylase proenzyme isoform X2, with amino-acid sequence MDSEFCKESSSNYPQYETPLGYKIEDVRPHGGIDIFRSAAYSNCVRKPSVTPTMYAIGFEGFEKRLEIEFFATPFFADPGGRGLRALTRPQLDEILKPAECTIVSELSNEHLDSYVLSESSMFIYPFKIALKTCGTSKLLLSIPKILSNASGLSLSVKAVKYTRGTFFFNGAQSFPHRSFAEEISYLEKYFGMLGSGGKAYVMGDPDKNYKWHVYSACADDGASNESSDPVFTLEMCMTELDRERASLFNKSNIKSAGEMTLNSGIRDILPGSDICDFEFDPCGYSMNAIERDAVSTIHVTPEDGFSYASFEAVGYGPQDVELKQLVERVLFCFKPEVFSIALHVSAPVGQSSWTVFDKPPQGYFCDMTSGVELTGSSNMVYMTYRSSAKESHRTTLPLLAWEEESLFTSEKKQNWDASEPSPKTTLSLHSWEEESDGSDG; translated from the exons ATGGATTCCGAGTTTTGTAAGGAGTCTAGTAGTAATTATCCCCAATACGAAACCCCTTTAGGCTACAAGATTGAAGACGTTCGACCTCACGGTGGTATTGACATCTTCCGCTCTGCTGCTTACTCAAAC TGCGTTCGAAAGCCATC CGTTACTCCTACAATGTATGCCATTGGATTTGAAGGATTCGAAAAGAGACTTGAGATTGAATTTTTTGCAACACCATTCTTTGCTGATCCTGGGGGCAGGGGTCTGAGAGCCCTCACTCGTCCTCAACTAGATGAAATTCTGAAACCGGCTGAATGCACCATTGTATCTGAGCTGTCAAATGAGCATCTTGATTCATATGTTCTCTCAGAATCGAGTATGTTTATCTATCCATTCAAGATAGCCCTGAAGACTTGTGGAACCTCAAAGCTTCTACTTTCAATTCCTAAGATCTTGAGCAATGCAAGTGGTTTGTCACTCTCTGTAAAGGCTGTGAAGTATACTAGAGGGACATTTTTCTTTAATGGAGCACAATCTTTTCCTCATCGCAGCTTTGCCGAGGAAATATCATATTTGGAGAAGTATTTTGGAATGCTTGGTTCTGGTGGAAAAGCATATGTAATGGGAGATCCAGATAAGAATTACAAATGGCATGTTTATTCTGCTTGTGCAGATGATGGTGCTTCTAATGAAAGCTCCGACCCTGTATTTACACTGGAGATGTGCATGACAGAGCTGGATCGTGAGCGCGCTTCACTATTTAACAAGAGCAATATTAAATCAGCAGGTGAAATGACTCTCAATTCAGGGATTCGTGATATTCTACCTGGCTCTGACATTTGTGACTTTGAGTTTGATCCCTGTGGATACTCCATGAATGCAATTGAAAGGGATGCTGTTTCTACAATTCATGTAACCCCTGAGGATGGGTTTAGTTATGCGAGCTTTGAAGCAGTGGGTTATGGTCCCCAAGATGTTGAACTCAAGCAACTGGTTGAGAGGGTTTTATTCTGTTTCAAGCCAGAGGTATTCTCCATTGCTCTTCACGTTAGTGCTCCTGTTGGGCAATCATCGTGGACTGTATTTGATAAGCCTCCTCAGGGGTATTTTTGTGACATGACAAGTGGAGTAGAGCTTACAGGAAGCAGCAACATGGTGTATATGACTTACAGGAGCAGTGCTAAGGAATCTCACAGGACTACCTTGCCTTTGCTTGCCTGGGAAGAGGAAAGTTTGTTCACGAGTGAAAAGAAGCAAAATTGGGACGCATCTGAACCATCTCCCAAAACTACTTTATCCCTGCATTCCTGGGAAGAGGAAAGTGATGGAAGTGACGGCTGA